Below is a genomic region from Neisseria arctica.
CGGCTTTTTTTGATGAGGCGGAAATAGGCAGCACTTACCGTGTGCGCGATTTAAGCCATGGTATGGTACGAGAGGAAGTACGTTGCAGCAGGTGCGAAGCACATCTGGGGCATGTGTTTCCGGACGGACCTCCGCCTACGGGTGAACGTTACTGTATCAATTCGTTGGCGATGGCGTTCAAAGCCCGTTCTGATACGGAAGCGGAGAAATAAATTATTACATGTTGAGTTAAATAGAAAAGAGGGATTCGGCTGTATTTTCTCTTTTTATTTTGAATAATATACAAACGATATTGAGCAGGCCGTCTGAAAGTCAAATAATGATTATGAATACGGAAAATTGGCGACAGGGTTGGTGGCTGCACGCCCGCCGGGTTGATTCGCCGAATTTCGGCAAGCGTGAAAGTGGCGAAAAAGTTTCGTTGGTGGTGTTGCATAATATTTCATTACCACCTTTCGAATACGGCAATGGTGCAGTAGAGCAATTGTTTACCAATAGTATTGATCCGCATGCCCATCCTTTTTTCAGTGTTCTTACCGAATTGAGGGTATCAAGCCATTTTTTAATTACAAGGCAGGGTGAGGCGGTACAATTTGTTTCATGTGACGATATGGCCTATCACGCCGGTATTTCTTCATTTCAAGGGCGTGAAAAATGCAATGCTTTTTCAATCGGTATCGAATTGGAAGGTTGTGACTTTGAACCTTTTTCCGAAGCCCAGTATCAATGTTTGGGTAAGCTGCTGCGAGCCCTTGCATCTGCTTATCCGATTGAGGCGGTTACAGGACATCAGGATATCGCACCAGACAGAAAAACCGATCCCGGGCATTTTTTCGATTGGGAGCGTGTAGGCCATTGGGGACTAAACGTTGTACGTTAAACGCCTAAATGCTGTCAGATAGGTTAAATTTTCGTTATAATTGCGCGTAAATGACATAAAAAGCGTTTGAAGATTGGCAAAATGCCGTCTGAAAAAACGGTATCGGTAATTTTAAGATACCTCGCTATATAAACACTGCTTTTAAATTTAAATAGCATTTGGTTTTAAACGGTTTTAAGCGGCGTTTCGGTTAACGATACGTCTTAAAATAACAGACAAGGCAGATTTTCTACTTGGGCGGGTTGCCGAAAAAAGCATGGCACAGCGTTTTAGGTGCCTTTTCAATATATAAAAAAACAGGCTTGAATTTATGAATGATACTACCCTGATTATTCTGGTTTTATGTGCAGCCGTGATTCTCGGCTTGATTATTTACAACATGTATCAGGAAAACAAATACCGCCAACAAGTGCGCGAGCAATTTGGCCATGCCGACCAAGATGCGCTTTTGGGCAGCAAGCCTGCATCGGTACGTGATGGTAAGCAAGGAGGTGTTCAAAATACACCTTTGCGTGCGCCGCGCAAAAAAGATTTGTCCGAGGCAGAAATTCCCGCATCCAAACCATCGGTAAAGGCAGCGGTGGAAGACGATTTGTTTACTGCTAAAGTGAGCAAGGCGGCAGCATCCAAGCCGGATGTGGAAATCGAAATACAAGATGACTTCGATGTTGAACCGCAAACATATGCCGAGCCTGTATTGGCGGCAGAAGAAGAGAAAAGCCGTGAGGCGTTCGCATTTGAAAAAGTAGCTGCACCGCAGCCTTCTCAAACCAAGTTGTACGGCAAGAAAAAAATGCTGCTTGATTTAAATGATCTGACCAAGCTGCAATTGCCTTGGTTTGACCCGCGCTTCGATTATATGGCTTATATTTCTTTAAGCGAACCGCAGGAACTCCATGCGATTCCCCGCCTTTCCAACCGCCACCGTTTCCAAATTGCCGGTTGTACTATGGATGACCGTTTCCAAATCGCAGAACCGATTCCGAGCGTTTATTATCAAGGTTTTGTTATCGGTTTGCAGGCAATCAGTCGCAATGGCTTGGCTACCGTACAGGATTTGGAACATTTTGGCGAGCAGGCTAATAGTTTTGCAGAGAAAATGAACGGCGGTTTGATGTTGACCGATGTGGATGCTTTCTTAAACGTAGCCCGCCCCCTGGATGAGTTATGTGCCCGTGTTGATAATACGATTGCTATGCATTTGGTATCGCGAGGCACCGTGAGCGGTACGGAATTGCGGGCGGCTGTAGAGGGCTTAGGATTCGAATTAGGGGCCGACGGAGCTTTCCATCTTTGCAGCGAACAGGGCGAACCTCTGTTTACAATCACCAACTTAGATAATTCGGCATTTACCGCAAGCCTCTTATCCAGCCAAGCTTATCGCGGTTTCAGCATGCTGTTTGATATTCCGCATGTGCCGGCAGGAGAAAAACAGTTCAACCGCTTCATGGATTTGGCGGTTAAACTTTCCAGCAATTTAAGCTTGGATTTGGTAAACGACCGTTTGGAAGAGCTTTCTACCCAATGGTTGAAAGAAGTCCGCAATTATGTATTGGCGCGGCAAGATGAAATGCAGAAAGTAGGCATAGAGCCGGGTAGTGATTTGGCACAACGCTTGTTTTCTTAACGGTTAAATAGTTTTTCAAGAAGCGGGTGCATCATTTTTAGTGCACCCGCTTTGTATCTGTATATCCGGCTTAAGTCTAGATATCCCGAATATTCATGTCAGCCATTAATCTTGAGGATGCTGCCGGGTTATCTTAAGCCTTATTTAAAATCATTGTTTGTTCGGATACTGTGAATACGGTAGTCGTATCAGATATTTGATTTTTATTTATAACGGTTTCAGTCGGTTAGATAACAATGCCGTCTGAAAACTTTGTTCAGCTTTCAGATGGCATTGTTATTATGGAAAATCCAGTTCAACGCATCCGCTCCCTCACCGAACTACTTAATCGTTATGCTTACGAATACTATACATTGGATACGCCCAGTGTACCTGATGCCGAGTACGATAAACTTTTTCGGGAATTACAAGCTTTAGAGGCTGAATATCCTCAATACCGAGAGAAGGATAGCCCCACCCAGCGGGTAGGCGGGCAGCCGTTGGCGGGATTTGATAGTGTTGTGCATACAGTGCCTATGCTTTCCTTAAATAATGCTTTTTCCCCGCAAGATGAAAATGGTGTATTTGATCACACCGAGATGCTGGCTTTTGACGAGCGCATAAAGAGCGGTTTGAGTGGAGTGGAATATGAATATGTCATTGAGCCGAAATTTGACGGCTTGGCAGTTAGCCTGTTGTATCAAAACGGTGTGTTGGTACAAGCCGCAACACGGGGGGATGGTTCGACCGGTGAGGATGTAACTCAAAATGTACGAACAATCAGCAATGTACCGTTGCGCTTGCAAGGTAGTAACGTACCTGAAATGATTGAAGTACGCGGTGAAGTATTGATGTTAAAGGCTGATTTTGCTGCTTTAAATGCCAAGCAAGAGGCGGAAGGGCAGAAAATATTTGCCAATCCGCGTAATGCGGCAGCCGGGAGTTTGCGACAGCTGGACTCACGTATTACAGCCCGTCGCCGCTTACATTTTTTTGCCTACGGTATTGCCCGTATCGAGGGAGGCAATACTTGTAGCG
It encodes:
- the msrB gene encoding peptide-methionine (R)-S-oxide reductase MsrB; translation: MDKVRKSNEEWRAELSPEVYYVTREAGTERPFSGLYNDFYEHGDYYCACCGALLFKSQQKFDSHCGWPAFFDEAEIGSTYRVRDLSHGMVREEVRCSRCEAHLGHVFPDGPPPTGERYCINSLAMAFKARSDTEAEK
- the ampD gene encoding 1,6-anhydro-N-acetylmuramyl-L-alanine amidase AmpD encodes the protein MSRPSESQIMIMNTENWRQGWWLHARRVDSPNFGKRESGEKVSLVVLHNISLPPFEYGNGAVEQLFTNSIDPHAHPFFSVLTELRVSSHFLITRQGEAVQFVSCDDMAYHAGISSFQGREKCNAFSIGIELEGCDFEPFSEAQYQCLGKLLRALASAYPIEAVTGHQDIAPDRKTDPGHFFDWERVGHWGLNVVR
- a CDS encoding cell division protein ZipA C-terminal FtsZ-binding domain-containing protein, coding for MIILVLCAAVILGLIIYNMYQENKYRQQVREQFGHADQDALLGSKPASVRDGKQGGVQNTPLRAPRKKDLSEAEIPASKPSVKAAVEDDLFTAKVSKAAASKPDVEIEIQDDFDVEPQTYAEPVLAAEEEKSREAFAFEKVAAPQPSQTKLYGKKKMLLDLNDLTKLQLPWFDPRFDYMAYISLSEPQELHAIPRLSNRHRFQIAGCTMDDRFQIAEPIPSVYYQGFVIGLQAISRNGLATVQDLEHFGEQANSFAEKMNGGLMLTDVDAFLNVARPLDELCARVDNTIAMHLVSRGTVSGTELRAAVEGLGFELGADGAFHLCSEQGEPLFTITNLDNSAFTASLLSSQAYRGFSMLFDIPHVPAGEKQFNRFMDLAVKLSSNLSLDLVNDRLEELSTQWLKEVRNYVLARQDEMQKVGIEPGSDLAQRLFS